The proteins below come from a single Agrobacterium vitis genomic window:
- a CDS encoding DEAD/DEAH box helicase, protein MTDYDGIVPAIAEALRKRGYATLTPVQQAMIDTDLEGRDALVSAQTGSGKTVAFGLALAPTLLGGENRFGRAVKPLALCIAPTRELALQVQRELEWLYENTGAIFATCVGGMDILNERRALERGAHIIVGTPGRLRDHITRRALDLSGLRAVVMDEADEMLDLGFREDLEFILKESPDERRTLMFSATVPRSIADLARSYQRDAKRIETVSEQKQHIDIEYRAMLTVPADKENAIINALRFYEARNAIVFCSTRANVNHLTARLHNRGFSVVALSGELSQSERTHALQAMRDGRARVCVATDVAARGIDLPGLELVIHADLPTNSETLLHRSGRTGRAGNKGVSALIVPMSQRRKAERILGGANVQAAWVKPPSADEVIARDDERLLADPVFSEAISEEEAATIARLLEAHGADKITAAYLRAYRSTRSAPEDLMEVKIQAERPRRENDTYEPNTPPRPRSEFGPSVWFSLSVGRRQSAEPRWLIPMLCRNGNITKNEIGAIKMQPEETFVEIAQANLDQFLTALGPNKTLERGIIVKQLPGMPDFNAPPKERAARPPRDDSDFAERKPRAAQGDKKPYAAKAEATERRPYKDDLAKADDDVWGNPKPASSFKKKSNAAGDSRSWDKPKADWSGKPRGDKPAYAGKSDKPAYAGKGDKPAYAGKPKGKFEGPAGGAKKSFKPKG, encoded by the coding sequence ATGACCGATTATGACGGCATCGTCCCGGCGATTGCCGAGGCCTTGCGCAAACGTGGCTACGCCACCCTCACCCCCGTTCAGCAAGCAATGATCGATACCGATCTTGAAGGCCGGGATGCGCTGGTTTCGGCCCAGACAGGCTCCGGCAAGACAGTGGCTTTCGGCCTGGCGCTGGCACCGACCCTGCTGGGCGGTGAGAACCGTTTTGGCCGGGCCGTCAAGCCTTTGGCGCTGTGCATTGCCCCTACCCGCGAGCTGGCCTTGCAGGTGCAGCGCGAGCTGGAATGGCTTTATGAAAACACCGGCGCGATTTTCGCCACCTGTGTTGGCGGCATGGACATTCTCAACGAGCGCCGGGCGCTGGAGCGTGGAGCCCATATCATCGTCGGCACGCCGGGCCGGTTGCGCGACCACATTACCCGCCGGGCGCTCGACCTCTCCGGCCTGCGCGCCGTGGTGATGGACGAGGCTGACGAAATGTTGGATCTCGGCTTCCGCGAGGATCTGGAATTCATCCTGAAGGAATCGCCGGACGAGCGCCGCACCCTGATGTTCTCGGCCACCGTGCCGCGCTCTATCGCCGATTTGGCCCGCAGCTATCAGCGCGATGCCAAGCGGATCGAGACGGTTTCCGAACAGAAGCAGCATATCGATATCGAATATCGCGCCATGCTGACCGTGCCTGCCGACAAGGAAAACGCGATCATCAACGCGCTGCGCTTTTATGAAGCCCGCAACGCCATCGTGTTCTGTTCCACCCGCGCCAATGTCAACCATCTGACCGCCCGCCTGCACAATCGCGGCTTTTCCGTCGTGGCCCTGTCAGGCGAACTTTCGCAGAGCGAGCGCACCCATGCGCTGCAAGCCATGCGCGATGGCCGCGCCCGTGTGTGCGTCGCGACAGACGTTGCGGCCCGTGGCATCGACTTGCCGGGCCTGGAACTCGTCATCCATGCCGATCTACCGACCAATTCCGAAACCTTGCTGCACCGCTCAGGCCGCACAGGCCGCGCTGGCAACAAGGGCGTTTCGGCGCTGATCGTACCGATGAGCCAGCGCCGCAAGGCCGAACGTATTTTGGGCGGCGCCAATGTCCAGGCTGCCTGGGTCAAGCCACCTTCCGCCGATGAAGTGATTGCCCGCGACGATGAGCGCCTGCTGGCCGATCCGGTGTTCAGCGAAGCCATCAGCGAGGAAGAAGCCGCCACCATCGCCCGGCTGCTGGAAGCCCACGGTGCCGACAAGATCACGGCTGCCTATCTGCGCGCCTATCGCAGCACCCGCTCTGCCCCCGAAGACCTTATGGAGGTCAAGATCCAGGCGGAACGTCCGCGCCGCGAGAATGACACCTATGAGCCGAACACCCCGCCGCGTCCGCGCAGCGAGTTTGGCCCCAGCGTCTGGTTCTCGCTGTCGGTCGGCCGCCGCCAGAGCGCCGAGCCGCGCTGGCTGATCCCGATGCTGTGCCGCAACGGCAATATCACCAAGAACGAAATCGGCGCGATCAAGATGCAGCCGGAAGAAACCTTCGTGGAGATTGCCCAGGCCAATCTCGACCAGTTCTTGACGGCTCTTGGCCCCAACAAGACTCTGGAACGCGGCATTATCGTCAAGCAATTGCCCGGCATGCCGGATTTCAACGCGCCGCCAAAGGAACGTGCGGCCCGCCCGCCACGCGATGATAGCGACTTTGCCGAGCGCAAGCCCCGCGCTGCCCAAGGCGACAAGAAGCCATACGCCGCCAAGGCCGAAGCCACCGAGCGCCGCCCCTACAAGGACGACCTGGCCAAGGCTGATGACGATGTCTGGGGCAACCCCAAGCCTGCGTCTTCCTTCAAGAAAAAATCAAATGCCGCTGGCGACAGCCGCAGCTGGGACAAGCCCAAGGCCGATTGGTCGGGCAAGCCCAGAGGTGACAAGCCAGCTTATGCGGGCAAGAGCGATAAGCCCGCTTATGCAGGCAAGGGCGACAAGCCCGCTTATGCAGGAAAGCCAAAGGGCAAGTTCGAAGGACCGGCTGGCGGCGCCAAGAAAAGCTTCAAGCCGAAAGGCTGA
- a CDS encoding GNAT family N-acetyltransferase produces MLIRAQSPDDAAGIAALQSLPGVRAGTLRLPYPAEQDVRKYIENCQANGVSLVAVMDDIVVGNAGFMQGIGRRSHTASLGIGVHDAYQGRGIGRALVSELVAIAEDWLNIRRLELTVFTDNAAAIALYERLGFIREGTHRAFAFRAGAFVDAYAMARVRV; encoded by the coding sequence CTGCTTATTCGTGCCCAATCCCCTGATGATGCCGCTGGCATTGCCGCCCTGCAAAGCCTGCCCGGCGTGCGCGCCGGTACGCTGCGCCTGCCTTATCCGGCGGAACAGGATGTCCGCAAATATATCGAAAACTGCCAAGCGAACGGTGTATCGCTGGTCGCGGTGATGGATGATATCGTGGTTGGCAATGCAGGCTTCATGCAGGGCATCGGTCGCCGCAGCCACACGGCCAGTCTCGGCATCGGCGTTCACGATGCCTATCAGGGGCGCGGCATTGGCCGGGCGCTGGTGAGCGAGCTGGTGGCGATTGCCGAGGACTGGCTGAACATTCGTCGCCTGGAGCTGACGGTCTTTACAGACAATGCCGCCGCCATCGCCCTTTACGAACGCCTCGGCTTCATCCGTGAAGGCACCCACCGCGCCTTTGCCTTCCGGGCTGGCGCCTTTGTCGATGCCTATGCCATGGCGCGAGTGCGGGTTTAA
- a CDS encoding methyl-accepting chemotaxis protein, which yields MARLSLSRSLALFGASLFLGLLLSSGIMFYALVTLKVNGPVYERIVYAKDMIADILPPPLFVIEAYVAAVDAGAEPQRLQANAEELARLRVSFDTRIAFWHGVTLPKALDTLLRNEVEPASAIFWREVETVLLPALKADRAADAGQSLVKLRTLFLAQKAAVEKLVQASNEDLQTVEHDAASKSMTWQVLAGTATAVSILVLCVGLYAFRRSAIGPMQDFQRFMTVLAEGNFDLTVPFLNRHDEVGKMARAGAVLREAAIERRRMREAERMRAEADLQQGTERLAEQAVQAAALKHVVDDLGAALERLAQFDLRMTLDHPFADDFEPLRVNLNKSLGLFQATVADILGKVEYVKANSADLYNQVSSIAERTESQSVALKQAAAAISQISGNVDVNSSRSAETKGQTIEVRGAVERSSTVVQQAVAAMSRIEDASGKIASITGVIDEIAFQTNLLALNAGVEAARAGEAGKGFAVVAQEVRDLAQRSANAAKEIDALISTSSAEVTQGVELVRRTGQSLSEIQNRITGIAVGIEAIADSSASQSASLKDMTDMVRQMDQMTHENADLANACSGTAHTMSDSAEGLKKLVDRFLLADRQGGVTTGRRDRAA from the coding sequence ATGGCACGATTGAGCCTTTCCCGCAGCCTTGCGCTTTTCGGAGCCAGCCTGTTTCTCGGGCTTTTACTGTCCAGTGGCATTATGTTTTATGCTTTGGTGACACTGAAGGTGAATGGGCCGGTCTATGAGCGGATTGTGTATGCCAAGGACATGATCGCCGATATCCTGCCGCCGCCGCTTTTCGTCATCGAGGCCTATGTGGCGGCAGTGGATGCAGGCGCCGAGCCGCAAAGGCTTCAGGCCAATGCCGAGGAGCTGGCGCGGCTGCGGGTAAGCTTTGACACGCGTATTGCGTTCTGGCACGGCGTGACGCTGCCGAAGGCACTGGACACTCTGCTGCGCAATGAGGTGGAACCCGCGAGCGCCATCTTTTGGCGGGAAGTGGAAACAGTTCTGCTTCCGGCCTTGAAAGCGGATCGCGCTGCCGATGCCGGGCAAAGTCTGGTCAAGCTGCGTACGCTGTTTCTGGCGCAAAAGGCCGCGGTAGAAAAGCTGGTGCAGGCCTCCAATGAAGATTTGCAGACCGTGGAACACGATGCAGCGTCGAAATCCATGACCTGGCAGGTGCTTGCCGGCACGGCGACGGCGGTTTCCATCCTCGTTCTCTGCGTCGGCCTCTATGCTTTCCGCCGCTCCGCCATCGGGCCGATGCAGGACTTCCAGCGGTTCATGACAGTGCTTGCGGAGGGGAATTTCGATCTGACCGTGCCGTTCCTGAACCGGCATGACGAAGTCGGAAAAATGGCGAGAGCCGGTGCCGTGCTGCGCGAAGCCGCCATCGAGCGGCGGCGGATGCGCGAAGCCGAACGGATGCGCGCCGAAGCCGACCTGCAGCAGGGGACGGAGCGATTGGCAGAGCAGGCTGTGCAGGCTGCGGCGCTCAAGCATGTCGTAGACGATCTCGGCGCGGCGTTGGAGCGGCTGGCGCAATTCGATCTGCGCATGACGCTCGATCATCCTTTTGCCGATGATTTCGAACCGCTCCGGGTCAATCTCAACAAGTCTCTCGGACTGTTCCAGGCGACCGTCGCGGATATCCTGGGCAAGGTGGAATATGTGAAAGCTAACTCCGCTGATCTCTACAACCAGGTATCCTCGATTGCCGAGAGAACCGAAAGCCAGTCTGTGGCTCTGAAGCAAGCCGCTGCGGCGATCAGCCAGATCAGCGGCAATGTCGATGTCAATTCGTCGCGGAGTGCCGAAACGAAAGGCCAGACGATTGAGGTGCGTGGTGCCGTGGAACGTTCGTCCACCGTGGTGCAGCAGGCGGTGGCGGCTATGTCCCGGATCGAGGATGCTTCCGGCAAGATTGCCTCAATCACCGGTGTTATCGATGAAATCGCCTTTCAGACCAATCTGCTGGCCTTGAATGCCGGCGTGGAAGCAGCCCGGGCCGGAGAAGCGGGCAAGGGCTTTGCCGTTGTGGCGCAAGAGGTCCGCGATCTGGCGCAGCGCTCTGCCAATGCCGCCAAGGAAATTGACGCCTTGATATCGACCTCCAGCGCGGAGGTTACGCAGGGTGTCGAACTGGTTCGGCGGACCGGGCAATCCTTAAGCGAAATCCAGAACCGGATCACGGGGATCGCTGTCGGCATTGAGGCGATAGCCGATAGTTCCGCATCACAATCCGCCAGCCTCAAGGACATGACCGACATGGTCCGGCAAATGGACCAGATGACCCATGAAAATGCAGATCTGGCCAATGCCTGTAGCGGCACAGCCCACACGATGAGCGACAGTGCCGAAGGGTTGAAAAAGCTCGTCGACCGCTTTCTTCTGGCCGACAGGCAAGGCGGGGTCACGACGGGGCGGCGTGATCGGGCGGCCTGA
- a CDS encoding esterase has product MSKISGFHCEIDGPDETGSPIVMLHGSGQDETCWGDIPARIGPGSPIVRVRGNIIWEGKYAFFRRNPDRTLDLADLARSASEISLLLESLTQRFTERKPVLIGYSNGAILSAAVLRDFPDLIEGAILLRGLSPAPASPFPRSVTCPVLVISGETDSRRTPQDGAILASQLMAAGAQTSYHLLPCGHGWDPQERDLALMQEWLRHVTRRAVSGS; this is encoded by the coding sequence ATGTCGAAAATCTCCGGATTCCACTGCGAAATAGACGGACCGGATGAAACCGGCAGCCCAATCGTCATGTTGCATGGCAGCGGCCAGGATGAAACATGCTGGGGAGACATTCCGGCACGCATCGGCCCCGGTTCGCCCATCGTCCGTGTGCGCGGCAATATCATCTGGGAAGGCAAATACGCATTTTTCCGGCGCAATCCAGATAGAACGTTGGATCTGGCCGACCTGGCACGCTCCGCCAGCGAAATCAGCTTGCTGCTCGAAAGCCTGACGCAACGGTTCACTGAGCGAAAGCCTGTCCTGATCGGATATTCGAACGGCGCAATTCTCTCCGCAGCCGTTCTTCGCGATTTTCCGGATTTGATCGAGGGCGCCATCCTGCTGCGGGGCTTATCACCGGCTCCGGCTTCACCCTTTCCTCGGTCCGTGACCTGTCCGGTGCTGGTCATATCAGGCGAAACCGACAGCCGTCGCACCCCGCAGGACGGAGCAATCCTCGCGTCGCAACTCATGGCAGCCGGTGCACAGACCTCCTATCATCTTCTGCCCTGCGGACATGGCTGGGACCCGCAGGAACGGGATCTGGCCTTGATGCAGGAATGGCTGCGACATGTGACGAGACGCGCCGTGTCCGGTTCCTGA
- a CDS encoding 3'-5' exonuclease — MSTPLQPKIIAIDFETANEERCSACSVGLAFVEDGQVVRVEERLIRPKTMRFSSFNIAIHGIRPDHVEDAGEFPEVMDEFADDFSGAMVVAHNAAFDLSVWRASCDLYRQPYPSLSYVCSVKLAQKVWPHLPSHRLNVLAAHLQLSFRHHNAAEDASVCAQAVIAMMERRGSQDLGELAGMVGISIGRLFPGGYQACSVRKPARVSA; from the coding sequence ATGTCAACGCCATTGCAGCCCAAAATCATCGCAATCGATTTCGAGACCGCCAATGAGGAGCGCTGCAGCGCCTGTTCTGTCGGTCTGGCCTTTGTCGAGGACGGGCAGGTGGTGCGGGTGGAGGAGCGGTTGATCCGGCCAAAGACCATGCGGTTTTCCTCCTTCAACATCGCCATTCACGGGATCAGGCCTGATCATGTCGAGGATGCGGGCGAATTTCCAGAAGTGATGGACGAATTCGCCGATGATTTCTCGGGCGCGATGGTGGTGGCGCATAATGCCGCCTTCGATCTGTCGGTATGGCGGGCAAGTTGCGATCTCTATCGCCAGCCCTATCCAAGCCTGTCTTACGTATGCAGCGTCAAATTGGCGCAGAAGGTCTGGCCGCATCTGCCCTCCCATCGGCTTAATGTGTTGGCGGCGCATCTGCAATTGTCCTTTCGGCATCACAATGCAGCCGAAGATGCATCCGTTTGTGCGCAAGCGGTGATCGCGATGATGGAGCGCCGGGGCTCGCAGGACTTGGGCGAGCTTGCTGGCATGGTGGGGATTTCCATCGGGCGGCTGTTTCCGGGTGGCTATCAAGCCTGCTCGGTGCGCAAGCCAGCGCGGGTGTCTGCTTGA
- a CDS encoding CreA family protein produces MLKSPKLLFAAAFAGLLGAPAMADVVGKVGVDWVGNDIVVEAVADPQVKGITCHVTYFDRSLIDRLHKGNWFEDPSNNSIACRQTGPIEIGDINLSKGGEEVFRQGRSLIWKTLVVNRIYDKDNDTLVYLIHSRQVVDGSAKMAISTVPLFNQSVTWKNGKP; encoded by the coding sequence ATGCTCAAATCACCCAAGCTGCTGTTCGCCGCTGCTTTTGCCGGACTTCTTGGTGCGCCTGCCATGGCCGATGTGGTCGGCAAGGTCGGTGTGGACTGGGTGGGCAACGATATCGTCGTTGAGGCGGTGGCCGATCCGCAGGTGAAAGGCATTACCTGCCATGTCACCTATTTCGACCGTTCGCTGATTGACCGGCTGCATAAGGGCAATTGGTTCGAGGACCCCTCCAACAATTCCATCGCTTGCCGCCAGACCGGGCCGATCGAGATTGGCGATATCAATCTGTCAAAAGGCGGCGAGGAAGTGTTTCGCCAGGGCCGGTCGCTGATCTGGAAGACGCTGGTCGTCAACCGGATCTATGACAAGGATAATGACACGCTGGTCTATCTCATCCACTCCCGGCAGGTGGTGGACGGATCCGCCAAAATGGCGATTTCGACCGTGCCGCTGTTCAATCAGAGCGTAACTTGGAAGAATGGCAAGCCCTGA
- a CDS encoding chemotaxis protein CheW, translating into MSNAIKQSGAYLEIVSFHLGDQEFCIDIMAIREIRGWAPVTPMPHTPPYVLGLINLRGAVIPVIDMACRLGMSMTEPSERSAIIVTDIAGKLVGLLVEQVSDMMTIRGEDLQPAPEIIPEMQRAFCRGIVALEKSMVCFLNLDTVIADELANAA; encoded by the coding sequence ATGTCCAATGCCATCAAGCAGTCCGGCGCCTATCTTGAAATCGTTTCCTTCCATCTTGGCGATCAGGAATTCTGTATCGACATCATGGCGATCCGTGAAATTCGCGGTTGGGCACCGGTCACCCCGATGCCGCATACCCCCCCATACGTCCTGGGCCTGATCAACCTGCGCGGCGCCGTCATCCCGGTCATCGACATGGCCTGCCGGCTGGGCATGAGCATGACCGAACCGTCCGAGCGCTCGGCCATCATCGTCACCGACATCGCCGGCAAGCTGGTTGGCCTGTTGGTCGAACAGGTTTCTGACATGATGACCATTCGCGGTGAAGACTTGCAGCCCGCTCCGGAAATCATCCCGGAAATGCAGCGTGCCTTCTGCCGCGGCATCGTGGCGCTGGAAAAATCCATGGTCTGCTTCCTCAACCTCGACACGGTTATCGCCGACGAGTTGGCCAACGCCGCCTGA
- a CDS encoding methyl-accepting chemotaxis protein, whose product MSNAISGRGLSVGQRLMTLGGAAICAIAAMLAVGYYKSSQLDQSLNRAIELKNKLEIVNELRLANGEITLAAMDTIIDREEGKVQPDRQSIFDKAGVALANGSATVKQVAADVGLSANIASYDSDVQKLRQEVTVELKKLVETQAPEEDYARIDDVIDGAGGKLSDTLANLSSAAGKLVESRVAAATEASRSAITMQITIGLIAFFLVLGLQIIHARSVVNGIRNVRTSLKNIIDGNYDSEILGLARGDEIGDIARSADIFRQAVIDKRTLEAEAEDGRKSRETEMRESEAAAAAERDRMKAAVDALGKGLNRLAEGDLQAVVDEAFPQEVERLRTDFNLVTTHLRNVMGEISINSSSIQANANQMRSAADDLARRTEQQAASLEETSAALTEITETVRTSTQRAEDASHMVDNAKTYAEQSGAVVSDAMAAMERIESATGEIGKIINVVDEIAFQTNLLALNAGVEAARAGDAGKGFAVVAQEVRALAGRAAEAARTIKDLVTKSSDEVRTGVELVTATGEALHKIGEDVLRINDHVKSIVTSAREQSVGLSEINSAVGQMDQVTQQNAAMVEETNAASHTLASDADNLGQLVGQFKIGGAGETRPGSHQARPTSSRPEPARPTSAPTQSPAKQLMSKVAGAFTKGSGSAPARATAAAPSTDQWEEF is encoded by the coding sequence ATGAGCAACGCAATTTCCGGCCGAGGCCTTTCCGTCGGCCAGCGTCTGATGACCTTGGGCGGCGCTGCCATCTGCGCCATCGCGGCCATGCTGGCGGTCGGTTACTACAAAAGTAGCCAGCTGGATCAATCCTTGAACCGGGCGATAGAACTCAAGAACAAGCTCGAGATTGTCAACGAATTGCGGCTTGCCAATGGTGAGATCACCCTTGCCGCAATGGATACGATCATCGACCGCGAAGAAGGCAAAGTCCAGCCGGACCGCCAGAGCATTTTCGACAAGGCTGGCGTGGCGCTTGCCAATGGGTCTGCCACCGTCAAGCAGGTCGCCGCAGATGTCGGACTGTCCGCAAATATAGCAAGCTATGACAGCGATGTGCAGAAGCTCCGCCAGGAAGTCACGGTAGAATTGAAGAAACTGGTGGAAACCCAGGCTCCGGAAGAGGATTATGCCCGGATTGACGATGTCATCGATGGCGCCGGCGGCAAGCTGAGCGACACGCTGGCCAATCTTTCCTCCGCCGCAGGCAAACTGGTGGAAAGCCGCGTGGCTGCCGCGACTGAGGCGTCCAGAAGCGCCATCACCATGCAGATCACCATCGGTTTGATTGCATTTTTCCTGGTTCTCGGATTGCAGATCATCCATGCCCGTTCGGTCGTCAACGGCATCCGCAATGTCCGCACCAGCCTCAAGAATATTATCGACGGCAATTATGACAGCGAGATCCTCGGTCTGGCGCGCGGCGATGAAATCGGTGACATTGCCCGATCGGCTGATATTTTCCGCCAAGCCGTCATCGACAAACGCACGCTGGAAGCCGAGGCTGAAGACGGCCGAAAGAGTCGCGAAACCGAGATGCGCGAGAGCGAGGCCGCAGCCGCTGCCGAGCGTGACCGGATGAAAGCCGCCGTCGATGCCTTGGGCAAGGGCCTGAACCGACTGGCCGAGGGCGATTTGCAGGCAGTGGTCGATGAAGCTTTCCCGCAAGAAGTCGAACGCCTGCGCACGGATTTCAACCTTGTCACCACGCATCTGCGCAATGTCATGGGCGAGATCTCCATCAATTCCAGCTCCATCCAGGCCAATGCCAATCAGATGCGCTCCGCCGCCGACGATCTGGCCCGCCGCACCGAACAGCAGGCCGCATCGCTGGAAGAAACATCGGCGGCACTGACCGAGATTACCGAAACGGTCCGCACCAGCACCCAGCGCGCCGAAGATGCCAGCCACATGGTCGACAACGCCAAGACCTATGCTGAACAGTCCGGTGCCGTCGTCTCCGACGCCATGGCGGCCATGGAGCGGATTGAAAGCGCCACCGGCGAAATCGGCAAGATCATCAACGTCGTTGACGAGATCGCCTTCCAGACCAATCTTCTGGCGTTGAATGCCGGCGTCGAAGCCGCCCGCGCCGGGGATGCCGGCAAAGGCTTTGCCGTGGTTGCCCAGGAAGTGCGCGCCTTGGCCGGACGCGCTGCGGAAGCCGCCCGCACTATCAAGGATCTGGTCACCAAATCAAGCGACGAAGTGCGCACCGGGGTCGAGCTTGTGACCGCCACCGGCGAGGCTTTGCATAAAATAGGCGAAGATGTGCTGCGAATTAACGATCACGTTAAGTCGATTGTAACCTCGGCGCGCGAACAATCAGTTGGCCTGAGTGAAATCAATTCCGCCGTCGGACAGATGGACCAGGTAACGCAGCAAAATGCCGCCATGGTCGAAGAAACCAATGCGGCAAGTCATACGCTTGCCAGCGATGCAGACAATCTTGGACAGCTCGTTGGGCAATTCAAGATCGGCGGCGCGGGCGAGACGCGGCCAGGATCACACCAGGCGCGACCGACATCAAGCAGACCTGAGCCGGCAAGACCGACCTCAGCACCGACGCAGTCTCCCGCAAAGCAGCTCATGAGCAAGGTTGCGGGGGCTTTCACCAAAGGCAGCGGCTCCGCGCCAGCCCGTGCAACGGCAGCCGCCCCATCAACCGACCAATGGGAAGAGTTCTAA
- a CDS encoding SCO family protein has translation MKRLRIGLWILVAASAALLGYLTLEIGQSSRTVGEAAYGVPFQLVDQRGQAVSEQVLRGKPSAVFFGFTHCPEVCPTTLFELDGWLKQVDPQGGHLNAYFVSVDPERDTTEILNTYVSNVSDRITGITGAPDKVMEMVKGFRVYAKKVPVDEANPNGDYTMDHTASVFLLDAQGRFKGTIAYGENPETAVQKLQKLMKG, from the coding sequence ATGAAGAGACTGCGGATCGGGCTTTGGATATTGGTGGCGGCCTCGGCAGCTTTGCTTGGGTATCTGACGCTTGAAATCGGCCAATCGAGCCGCACGGTGGGCGAGGCGGCCTATGGTGTGCCCTTTCAACTGGTCGACCAGCGGGGACAGGCTGTCAGCGAGCAGGTGCTGCGCGGCAAGCCGAGCGCGGTGTTCTTCGGCTTCACCCATTGCCCCGAAGTCTGCCCGACCACCCTGTTCGAGCTGGATGGCTGGCTGAAACAGGTGGACCCGCAGGGCGGCCATCTGAATGCCTATTTCGTTTCCGTCGATCCCGAACGCGATACGACCGAGATCCTGAATACCTATGTTTCGAATGTTTCCGACCGGATTACCGGCATTACCGGAGCGCCCGACAAGGTGATGGAGATGGTCAAGGGCTTCCGTGTCTATGCCAAGAAAGTGCCGGTCGATGAGGCCAATCCGAACGGCGATTACACCATGGACCATACAGCCTCTGTGTTTCTGCTGGATGCGCAGGGTCGGTTCAAAGGCACGATTGCCTATGGTGAAAACCCGGAAACCGCCGTCCAGAAGCTGCAAAAGCTGATGAAGGGCTGA
- a CDS encoding 50S ribosomal protein L11 methyltransferase, which produces MSELRFFTSTTEVQANHILDLLSLEFGEEDYAIATTEVDEKRDIWETSIYLMFDEEDDILARVKAALVAEFPDLPVEREVIPDIDWIAKSLEGLTPVRAGRFLVHGSHDRDKVRPHDLAIEIDAGQAFGTGHHGTTAGCLEMIDSVVRARRPRNALDLGTGSGVLAIAVRKLVNVPVLATDIDPIAVRVAKENGTRNGVPNGIEWRTAPGFHSTAFGEFGPFDLIIANILARPLMKMAPQLVTHLAPGGSVILSGILASQRWKVIAAYNGAGVKHVRTIWRNGWVTIHLQ; this is translated from the coding sequence GTGAGCGAACTTCGTTTTTTCACCAGCACCACCGAAGTGCAGGCCAATCACATTCTCGACCTGTTGAGCCTGGAGTTCGGCGAAGAGGATTATGCGATTGCCACCACGGAAGTCGATGAAAAACGCGATATCTGGGAAACATCGATCTACCTGATGTTCGATGAGGAAGACGATATACTGGCGCGGGTGAAGGCGGCGCTGGTCGCGGAATTTCCGGACCTGCCGGTCGAGCGTGAAGTGATCCCCGATATCGACTGGATCGCCAAATCGCTGGAAGGCCTGACGCCTGTCAGGGCCGGGCGGTTTCTGGTGCATGGCTCCCATGACCGCGATAAGGTCCGTCCCCATGATCTGGCCATCGAGATTGATGCCGGTCAGGCTTTCGGCACCGGCCACCATGGCACGACCGCTGGCTGCCTGGAAATGATCGATAGCGTGGTGCGTGCCCGCAGGCCCCGCAACGCGCTGGATCTGGGCACCGGCAGCGGTGTTCTGGCCATCGCTGTGCGCAAGCTGGTCAACGTGCCGGTACTGGCCACTGATATCGATCCGATCGCGGTGCGGGTGGCCAAGGAAAACGGCACGCGCAACGGCGTACCCAACGGTATCGAATGGCGCACCGCTCCGGGCTTCCATTCAACGGCTTTTGGTGAATTCGGGCCTTTTGACCTGATCATCGCCAATATTCTTGCTCGCCCACTGATGAAGATGGCGCCGCAGCTCGTCACTCATCTGGCTCCGGGCGGTTCCGTCATCCTCTCCGGCATTCTGGCATCGCAGCGCTGGAAAGTGATTGCCGCCTATAATGGCGCGGGGGTGAAGCATGTGCGCACCATCTGGCGCAATGGCTGGGTCACTATTCACCTGCAATAG